The proteins below come from a single Euleptes europaea isolate rEulEur1 chromosome 5, rEulEur1.hap1, whole genome shotgun sequence genomic window:
- the WNT8B gene encoding protein Wnt-8b, which yields MFRMGSYPGTVLLVSFFHLSHPWSVNNFLMTGPKAYLIYSSSVAAGAQSGIEECKFQFAWDRWNCPERALQLSSHGGLRSANRETAFVHAISSAGVMYTLTRNCSLGDFDNCGCDDSRNGQLGGQGWLWGGCSDNVGFGEAISKQFVDALETGQDARAAMNLHNNEAGRKAVKGTMKRTCKCHGVSGSCTTQTCWLQLPEFREVGTYLKEKYHKALKVGLLRGAGNSAASRGAIAETFSSISKKELVHLEDSPDYCLENKTLGLLGTEGRECLKRGQALSQWERRSCRRLCGGCGLAVEERRAETVSSCHCKFHWCCAVRCEQCRKRVTKYYCVRKEKRERSGGGGVPRKLKRKQP from the exons GTCAGTGAATAATTTCCTGATGACTGGTCCCAAG GCGTATCTCATCTACTCCAGCAGTGTGGCCGCCGGGGCCCAGAGCGGGATCGAGGAATGCAAGTTCCAGTTTGCTTGGGATCGCTGGAACTGCCCCGAGAGAGCCTTGCAGCTCTCCAGCCATGGAGGTTTACGGAGCG CAAACCGAGAAACAGCCTTTGTCCACGCCATCAGCTCGGCTGGGGTCATGTACACGCTGACACGCAACTGCAGCCTTGGAGATTTTGACAACTGTGGGTGTGATGACTCCCGCAATGGACAGCTGG GGGGGCAAGGATGGCTGTGGGGAGGCTGCAGTGACAatgtgggctttggggaggccaTTTCCAAGCAGTTCGTGGATGCCCTTGAGACAGGGCAGGATGCCAGGGCAGCGATGAACCTCCACAACAACGAGGCTGGCAGAAAG GCGGTTAAAGGGACCATGAAGAGGACCTGCAAATGCCACGGCGTGTCTGGCAGCTGCACCACCCAGACCTGCTGGCTGCAGCTGCCCGAGTTCCGGGAAGTGGGCACGTACCTCAAGGAGAAGTACCACAAAGCGCTGAAGGTGGGCCTGCTGCGAGGGGCAGGGAACAGCGCCGCCAGCCGGGGGGCCATCGCTGAGACCTTCAGCTCCATCTCCAAGAAGGAGCTGGTCCACCTGGAGGACTCGCCCGACTACTGCCTGGAGAACAAGACGCTGGGCCTGCTGGGGACAGAGGGCCGGGAGTGCCTGAAGCGGGGCCAGGCCCTGAGCCAGTGGGAGAGGCGCAGCTGCCGGCGCCTGTGTGGGGGCTGCGGGCTGGCCGTGGAGGAGCGGCGGGCCGAGACGGTGTCCAGCTGCCATTGCAAGTTCCACTGGTGCTGCGCCGTCCGCTGCGAGCAGTGCCGCAAGCGGGTCACCAAGTACTACTGCGTCCGCAAGGAGAAGCGGGAGcgcagcgggggcggcggggtGCCCCGCAAGCTCAAAAGGAAGCAGCCCTAA